Part of the Triticum urartu cultivar G1812 chromosome 2, Tu2.1, whole genome shotgun sequence genome, AGGGATTCGCGTTAGATGGCAAAATATGTCCAGAATCAGAGATTTAAACCACGCCATCTTCCGGCCAGATGGGCCAGACCGAGGACTTCCATGACAATTTACTGATTGGCCATACTCAAAAGACTAGAGGCGTGTACAAGAAAAATTCCTCAAGATTTGGCACAAACTCCAAGGATACATACTTCGACTACAACACGATTTACCAATACATAGCCGCCTTAGCTGTAACACAAATAGATGTATTTTCTTTTCACAAGTATCTGGAAAACTCACATGCAGCTGGAAAATGATTTGTCTGAGCATATGTGGGTTCAagttggcaaccaatagatgtatcttCTGTTCACATGTATTTAAGACAATTTAATTTTTATTCAGCTTGTAAAACTATGCTTAGTTTATTTGATTTTGAAACTATGCTTTTATTTGGTTGTGAAACTATGCTATTTTTTATATGTTTGCTTGTGAAATAATGCAACATGTGTGTATATTTGTTGAAAAAAGACGATCAGCCAGCCACGCCGGTAAATATGAGTCGGCACGTTGGCCGCATCACCGGCTCAAATCAAAAAAGAGGATGGACGTCGAGCGGATGGTCGACCCAAACGGATGAAAAATGGACAAAACCGCCGTCAATTTGGGTCGGCACGTAGAAGTTGCTCTAAGGATCAGAAGAGTGAATTTGGCCGCACATGGAGTCATATGGCCGACATGTAGGTACCctttaatctttaccttgttttTGCGGGTAAAATAAGTTGGACCGTACCCTTTGAGTGTGCAGGTGATGGACATAAAGATGTGCGCATGCTGCTGTTTGCAGCACCATGACCAAGATATAAAATGCCCGTATACATATATCGACTGTTGGTCCATTGAGTCATAGCCATTTTATATCTTGTCGTCGGGGTAAAGTTTGTGTGTGCACACCTTTGAACGTCTCGCTCTCGCTGATTGTCACATGGCAATAGTACTTTGCTGGGAGACTCCTTGTCGGCTGCTGCGTCTGGCCGACCGATTCATCCTTATCTGCGTCTGGCCTTTTCTTTTTTCATAATAGGGGAATTCATCCTTATCTGCTATGTTCATCCGATTCAGTTCCCTCCCTGGGTTTCTGCGTTGTTCAGGTCTCGTCCTTCATTTACTTCGTGCGGGCCTGCTGATTCTGGCCCATGGACCGCAACGCTGGACTTTTGCTTTCTTTGATTTTTATCGGTTTGCTCTTCAAATATTTATTTTCAAACTAACTTTTttctcttctttgtttttttttcaaatgCACATTGAACATCTATCCGAATAATGTCGAACGTTTGTCCAATTCACGTTGAACACGTTTTAGATACACGGTGAACTTTTTTAAAATGCATATTGAACATTTTATcaatacatgatcaacatttacTAAACACATTTCCATTTTTTTAAATGAATTGAATTGAACATATTTTAAACACAAGATGAACATTTTATAAATACATGGTGAACATTTCCTAAGCACGTgttgaatattttttgaaaacaAGTCGACCAATTGTTTTAACACACGGTCATTTTTTTCAATATGTTAATTACTCGGTAGCATTTAATAAATTTGAAAGAAACTGCTAAccctagtagcccccgagacttagaCCGGTTTGAAAAACTGGCCTGAGGTTCAAATCGGAACTCGGGTAACTTACTTAGAAAACGCGCAGTATGCAGTAGCTCCCGAGACTAGTTGGTACCTCGACGTACCCCTTCGTGCTGACCGTAGCTCCCTCATAGAGGGACCCATGCACGCCTCCTCCCCCTTCCTCTCCCCCCTAGCCGTAGGCTAGCCCATGCTGATCCTCCACTCCACTGCCTCTCCCATCTAGCCATCGTCCTAACCTATGAGCGGGTAAATCGAACCCATCTACGCCTCCATTCCTTCGCCGCACTGCTCCTAGCTTCCCCAAAGCTCCAGCGCCATGAGAATTGTTTCCAGTTCCACAAAGCAAGCAGAAACGTGGTAAAATTCCACAAAGCCTACCATGTATGTACAAAATCACCAGCAAAATTATCATACATTTTGGACaaatcaactcccccaagcttagatgtTTAATCGTCTCTGAGCAAATACCGCAACTTTTAAGAAAGAAGTCATCTTGATTATGAGATATGGATAACAAAAATGAATGAGTCCATCAGATAATTCTAGACTTCAAACCAGATAGATAATCTAACTATGAATTACCGTATCTGATGGGGTCCTATAACCAGGGTACCTGACCTAAGGGAGCCCGGCCTCGACCTTGACAAGGGCTCACCAGGCCTAAGGGATATCATGGAGCCCAAAGGGGGCGAAGACGATGAGCGTGTTATCCAAGACAGAGGGAGGCGGCCAAACCTATCTAACCTACCCTGTCACGTAAACCCCAGGCCTCTCATGTCTAATAAAGGGAGGCCTAAGTCCTCATTAGAGATCCAATGTGGACATCCAACTCTCGGTAGACATCTCATACACCATTGTAAACCTCTGCACGAGGTATCCCCTCACTATGGAtaacaagaagaagaagcatgATGCAGGGTATTACTCTTCGGAGGCACGACCTAGGTAAATTATGTGTGCAGACTTTGTCTCGGTACTTCCGATCTCGTCATGAACCCTACGAAAGGATCTGACGGGAATTTGCTCCATCAGTATCTCCACTTCAATTAGAAGATCATGAAGTCTTCCACACCTCACTATTTATCAGTTAGCATACGTGTCCCAATTCTATGCGATAATTCACCCATCCTTCAGGCAAACAAGTTGCACCGGacttctactccctccgttcctaaatataagttgTTGGGGGGAGTGTAAACTAAACTCCCCCAACAACTTATATTTCAGAACAGAGGTAAtggtttttatttttcttccccTTCTCTTTAAAGAACCAGACCTAAACCCATTTGACATCCTATTTTGCTTTAAGCGTGACATGAAAAGATAGAGATGGTTCAAGGTATCAATAATGGGGTTCCATGTGTGTTTGATTTATTTTAGAGATCATTTTTACTAGAGAAGCAACTGGTTCTTTATTATTTTGCTTAGCTCACTAGACATCTGTCTTCACCAAGTACACAATTAAATTTGACATCTAACATGATTTCAAGCATATGAGAATGGAGCATTCATAAAAACATCCACGACTCATTGTATATAAGAATCTTTCCTCCATCAAAAGAAGCATGATAGTCCATGTTTATTTCACCAAACTATTAACTTTTAACTGAAAATTAACTAGAGAAAAATGATAAGGGATGCAAAAGGGCTTCAAAATCCCTCCAAGCTTAACATGCTAAGCCGGTTAGATTCATTTAATCTCCTTTTTGTTGGTGCCCGTGTTTTGTTCAGGCGGAAGTAGAGTGACGCTGGTGAGCATGTCGATTAGAAGCTTGTTGGTCACTTCCAGGTCCGCAATGCGAGCCCTATATATGCGCAGCGTCTCGTCTTGGTTGCTAGTGATGATTCTCAGGCTCGTATACAGTGCATCCTGAGTCTTTGCAGCGAGTGCCACCTCCATCTCATTGATTTGCCCAGTCCAAAATTTATTTTTTAGTTTTAGAACTACTAGCATATACCTTGTTCTAAGCAGAGGGTGTAGGGTTCGCGAGGCGTCTCTTCCTTGGGAGTCCTACGGTGATGCGTGCACCAATGGTGTGCTTCCTGTGCGCCTTGGGGTCGGTCTGCTGAGGCTCTCCCATCGGATCATGCATGGTGCAGTTGCTAAAACTGCACTTGCCCATGACGATTGGAGTGTTGCTGACGAAGTCGATATGGTCCCCGGTGGAGAAGAGAATGTCCATGTTTTCCAACTGGCGATCAGCGCCGATGTTCTAAAAAAACAATGTCCAGAAGGCATTTCCTTATTAATTGTCCATATACCAAAATGAGAAAAAAAATATAGAAGACCAGCCCATACAATATGGCATATTTGTCATGCATGAACACAGCAATCGGTTCCAGTGCCTAGTTCAAGGAGTAATTTACAATCCATTACTTCGCTAATTTACATCAATATATATGAAGCGCACAAAAGAGCTACTGCCCCTAACGCTGACGCAGCACGCACAGCCGCCGGCGTCGATTGTGTCGATCCTGGGCTAAGGAGGAGTCGTCAGAGGATCAAAGGTCGCCAAGTGCTGCCTCGGGCGCAGCTCTCACCAGGGCTGCCGCGGCCTCCGGGTCTGCGTACATTGTCCCGGCGCCGACGAGACGGTTGCTCTCCCCAGGGCTGTCGCCACGGCCGCAAGGCCTGCCCTGGCATCCGGCGCCACGTCCTCCTCCATCTCAGACAAAAGCCTGCGCCTTGTGCGGCGACCAGCGACCTAGCAACGACCGGCTCGTGCCTTGGCAGGAGTCGAGGCGGGCAGAGGAGGCGACCTAGCAACGACGGCTTGCCGGATCTAACCGCGACGAGTGGAGGCAAGGTGGTAGAGCAGACATTGCGGTGCCGGCGGCGCAACAAGCCAGAGTCGACAAAGCTGAGGGGACGGCTTGTGTTTCGTTGCCGGAGAAGATGAGCCCGAGGACGGACAAAGGTGAGCCGGAGATGTATTTCGTTGCCGGAGATGTATTTTGTGCAACAAACGTCATGTTGCAATTGCAACAAAGTTCTTATTGTAAGAAAGTTCTGGGTGGAGCCTCACAAAATAAAGTTTTGCAACAAGGACCCAGTTGCAAGTTGCCACAAGATTTTGGTTGCAAAAAAGTTAAAAAAAAGGTTAGACGACAAATGTCCAGTTGCAATGATGAAATCACGATGAGCAGGCAAAAAGATCCGCCGGTCGTCTCTCCTTCCCACTCCTCCCCGCCGTACGAGGCGCACACTCCTCTCTCCTCTTGATCCGCTCTCTGCCGCTGGCGGTTCCGGCTAgatccgcccccccccccccccccccccccccccagctcGTCGGCGCACGTCCTCCTGCTCCGCTCGGTGCGACCTTCCTCCACTACGTCGCCTTCTGGTCCCACGGCCGTCCCCCCTTCGTCTTTGACTCGGTAATCTCTCGGTTCCTCCCCTTCCCTCTCTCGTGCTCTCGGTGACACAGCCAGTGAGCTTCTTTTTTTTCGCGCCAGTGAGCTGTGGCTGACTGTGGCGCCATTGATTGATGGCTAGCTAGTTCCTATGGCTGTCGAATGGTTTGCCCAGTTTCCGTGCTAGCATTTTTGTATTGCTGCTGGCGTGGTCCTATTTCTGGCTACTGATGCTATGAGTTTTAAGTAATGGTTGTCCCCATGGTTATTACGTATTAGCTACTGATGCTATGAGCTTCGGATTGTACTTTTGTTTTATGGTTATCTATGGATCATGTGGCTAGCTGCCTTTCCTTTTTTTTGTAGTTAGCTATGGATCATGCTTCTGTTTTATGGTATCTAAATTTCTACTTAATGGGATTGGCCGCTAATGGATGGATGGATTGGACAGAAAACTATTAGTAGTAACTAATGGAGTTAGTGTGCTGGCAGGCAGGTGCCTGTAATTGTCGAAGGGTTTCCTCCCCATTCTCCTTTCTCTAGAGATGCATATATTCTTTACCTATGCAAAGAATCAACCAACTTCCTTTCACAGCAGCTGATTCTCTAACTTTTTTTTTCTTCTGATTATTATTAGATAACTACTGCTGCTGTTTGGAATTTGAGCTTTGTTGTCTTAAATTTTTTTGGATAGTTGAAGAAGGCCAATATTTTGGGGCACTAGTTTTGGGCATCTGGAAAAGCAATTTTTTGCAATTCCTAACATCCACTTATTGTCTTATTATGTAAGTTACTTTTTACAGTGGGTGCAATACACTTGACAGCTAGTTTTTTCTGTTTTACACAGTATCTTGCTTTGGTTAAATCGCTCACTGACAAGTTGCCACACCACAACTTATTGAGGGCTCCAGCAGAAAGTAAACAGTGATTGCCATCATTTGAGAGTGTTTTGTAATTATAAAATAAAAATGGACGGTGAATCTAGGAGATGCAATATCCAGGAGAACATATTACAAGATGAAATTACAAGGCCATGCAAGTTACCATTCCAATATTTAAAGGAAATCACAAACAACTTCTCTACTGAGAGAGAACTTGGTCTAGGTGCTTACGGTGTGGTGTATAAGGTAAGATTAAAGCATAGTTTTCGTCTTTTCAATATGTGTGTTGATCCAAAAACAGATCCTTATTAACACATAATTTTTTGTCTTTCCAATATGTGTGTTGATCAAAAAAATATCCTTATTAACAAGAGGCTTTCAATATGTGTGTTGATCCAAAATCATATCCTTATTAACAAAAGGCTTTAAACAGGGAGTGTTACCAAATGGAGGACTGATGGCTGTGAAGAGGCTTAAGGTGTTAATGCCAGGCTCTGAGAAGCAATTTGAAAACGAGGTTTATCATGTTATGAGTCTTAATCACCCAAATATAGTGCGATGCGTAGGGTATTGCTATGAAACACAGAATTTATGTTTAAACTACGATGGAAAATACATTTTTGCTGAGACGGCTGAGAGGTTGCTTTGTATGGAGTATATGCCTGGGGGAAACCTTGATAACCATCTTGCAGGTACGACAGTTTGTATGTGACATATCTGGTTTCTTAAAAAAGAACCTTTTTTCGAATTGCAGTTTGTGTGGTTTGTTAGCATAgttattactccctccgtcccacaatgtaagacgtttttgcaagctagtttagcttgcaaaaacatcttatattatgggacagagggagtactaaatTAAGATTACCTATTTGCTCACATGTGCTCCCTCCATTAAAAAATTTACTTATTTTTGCAAATTCGATGCTTCATTGTTTTAAAATAGTTGTTATTTCTTCATTAAGACAATTAAACTGTAGTTTAGTAAATCCTGTATCGCTGatttagtactactactagtgGAGGTTGAGTGGTTGCAGTATGTCATGTGGTGATTAAACTACATGGGTAAGCGTAGTCTGATCCCATACCATTTTTAGTTCCGTGAAATGATATAAAGATCAATTTATATATTTTGGTGGTTGAATGGAAGAGGACAACATAAATTAGAACACTAGAACTTTGCAGTCCTTTCATATGATATCAGCACAACAAtatatattttcagattacattTGTTGAAATGCACTTCTTTTGGTTACATATGTAGATGAATCGCATGGACTTGATTGGCACAAGCGCTACAATATAATTTGTGGGATTTGCTATGGCTTACATTACCTTCACGAGGAGTGGGAAGTTAATACTCCCATTATTCACTTGGACCTAAAACCAGCGAACATATTACTCGATGACGATATGCTACCAAAGATTGCGGATTTTGGTCTGTCAAGGCTTTTCAGTGAACAACAAACTCGAGTTTGCACTAGAAGTCGTAGTGGAACATGGTAAGTTAAATATCCCTACACTGCTTTTTAGTGATCAGCAACATGCCGTTCCTTTACAATTCTCTTGACGCCTCAAAGCCTTACCGTCCGTGCTGTGGTGCAGTGGTTACATGGCACCAGAATACATAAATCAAGGTATAATCACAACTAAGTCAGACATATTCAGTTTGGGTGTGATAATTATACAGATAATAACGGGGCACAGGAACTACCCTTCGCCTTTTGATACCGAACTGTCGTACCATGACTTCGTTGAACTTGTAAGTAATTGTGTTTCAACATTTAAGATGGTATTTTATCTTTGCATAGTTTAATTTTATATCCCTGTTCTAATTTCACAGGTGCTTAAGAAATGGAGAAAAAGGTTGGAAGCAGCATCATGCGACACATCATCACTCGAAACAGACTACCAACAAATAAAAAGTTGCCTGGACATGGGTCTAAGCTGCTTGGAAACTGACCCAACAAAAAGGCCATCAACAACAGAAATTACCAAGAGGCTTATTAGATGCGGAAGCACCAATTTCCATGTTGGCGGTGATAAAAGACCACCAACGCTTAAGGTATGACCACTTAATGATAATGCATTGTAGAACATTTTATTGTTCTTTTCTTTTAGGGAAACTAGCTTGCATGCACATGAAGTTTACATCACCCATACAAAACTTCGTAAGACAGTGGCCCTTTACTCAGTACATTAGTAAGGGCGTATACAATGGTGCTATCTTACGAGTGCCACGTAGGATAATGTTGAGATGAAGGAAAGGGAAACTTGAAAAAAAGGTTTGTCTTCTCTTAAttagagatgatctcttagcaacAATATCTCTCACCACATATTTAGGCATATCTGGTTACTAGAGATAAGACTAAGAGATAACCCATTGTACATCATGTTTTTATTGCTATCTCTAGATTACATGGCAGGCTTAAAGTAAGACTATCTTGTCAACAATTGTACATGCCCTAAGACAACATATCTAGCGTTGAGCATTCAAAAAGAAGTCACCACTGGAGAAAATCTGTCCAGATGCCATTTCTTGCTAATCCTTGGAGCTTTTTTATGCAGATTACGACTGACCCGAGGGAGTTTCTTCTGATCAATCCCAGCGAGCTCCAGTTCTGTTTGGAGTTAAACAAACGAAACCGTTGCCTTGTACATCTAACTAACAATACAAATGAGCATGTTGCGTTTTCTTTTGGGGCTACGAGCGCGATGAACAACTACAGCATTGAACCGACTAGTGCCTTTATCTGTCCATGGTCCACATTTACTGTCTTTGTTACAATGGAAGAACTGCGTGAGTTACCATCGCGCATGCAGTGCAACGATGAATTCCTTGTACAGACCATCGTATTGAGGGGAAGTGGACTCACATCCAAGCACATTACCGATGGTAGTTTCAACATGTCGAGCAGTGTGGTGCACAAGGCAAAATTGACGGTTGCTTATGTGCCACCAGCCCAACCGCCATCCCTATTACATGTACGGTCTGAGGAGATAAAGGCATCAGATCTGCATAGATTAGAAATATTTTGGGTAAGTTCATTCACAAAAATTTCAATCTATTCTAATCAGGGGGCTCAATGGAAGTGCAGGTCAACCGCTACCTCGAGTAGTATGTTCCGGTTTTCTCGCTTATGAAAAGCTAGCTTTTGCACAGTTACTTTGGCCGTCGCAGTGTTCTGTCCTAACTCCTCTTTTATCATGTCTAGAACTTTGTGCCCCAGGACAAACAAAACGAAGACAAACAAAACAAAGACATATTGATTCGGTTCATATGTCAAAATCTTGGATTCTCGAATGGCGGGCCAATTGCAGCCTGTATTGTCTACAGGTGCCTTTTACACTGGAAATCATTTGGAGCTGTACACACTAATGTTTTCAGTGGTATTATTACGAGCATGCGTAGTAGAATAAAGGTAAATATTTACGGCAATGTGGTCCATACATGACCCACAAAAACCTGTGGATTTACGGCAATGTGGTTCATGCTCGACCAATTAATCCTGCCACTTTTATACATGTGTATGGGAGAGATGGTTTCTGATTTGGCTTCTACGCATATGGTTCAAGTAATTGTAATCTGCATATGTTTACCTAATTGATTTGAATTTAAAACCGAATCCGCTAACTGATTCTCTAAGAAATCCACCATGTAAAAAGACCATATTATCCTCTTAACTAAAGAGCTAAGCAGTAATCTCAACCATTAAGCTGCATCAATTTTTGTGGTGTACATGGTCTAACATGTTCCAAATGTATGACTATTTCTGGATATTTTTATACAAAAAATGTGACTTTCTCGTAGTGCTCTCACTGACAAAAGACGAAGCAAAATCCTCTATGTAATGGCAGGAAAAAGAACAACAGTAGTAATAATAAAAATGATCGAAATGGTCAAGGACAAAAGATGAAACCAAGATGAGCGATTTATTACACATGTACATTTTGTTTGCGTAAAGCGATTTATTTATGAATAGCTGTGGTTGTTCTGCATAATAGAGTGAGAGCACGGAGTATCAATATGGGAGTACAACATTTAAATGCAGCAATACCATGTAATATCTTTTGTTTTACGTTTTTTTTGTGGAACTATGACCGGCAAAAGCCAGCATGCACCAAGCTTTTATTAAATGGAATAAAACAAAAAACTGTACAACGGAAAGAGAATTAGAGAGGTTACTAGGTGAGACATCACAATACTCCAATCTACTATGAG contains:
- the LOC125537112 gene encoding uncharacterized protein LOC125537112, with translation MDGESRRCNIQENILQDEITRPCKLPFQYLKEITNNFSTERELGLGAYGVVYKGVLPNGGLMAVKRLKVLMPGSEKQFENEVYHVMSLNHPNIVRCVGYCYETQNLCLNYDGKYIFAETAERLLCMEYMPGGNLDNHLADESHGLDWHKRYNIICGICYGLHYLHEEWEVNTPIIHLDLKPANILLDDDMLPKIADFGLSRLFSEQQTRVCTRSRSGTCGYMAPEYINQGIITTKSDIFSLGVIIIQIITGHRNYPSPFDTELSYHDFVELVLKKWRKRLEAASCDTSSLETDYQQIKSCLDMGLSCLETDPTKRPSTTEITKRLIRCGSTNFHVGGDKRPPTLKITTDPREFLLINPSELQFCLELNKRNRCLVHLTNNTNEHVAFSFGATSAMNNYSIEPTSAFICPWSTFTVFVTMEELRELPSRMQCNDEFLVQTIVLRGSGLTSKHITDGSFNMSSSVVHKAKLTVAYVPPAQPPSLLHVRSEEIKASDLHRLEIFWNFVPQDKQNEDKQNKDILIRFICQNLGFSNGGPIAACIVYRCLLHWKSFGAVHTNVFSGIITSMRSRIKAQDNDMLAYWLSNSSTLLLLMERTLKTTTEVRFIPRRGIITAKVFGSVFGRNRAAAGSHLIGGNGGLQKVKAKHPALVFKRNLRGFTEKVYGMIRDNLMKEISPLLGCCIKAPTILCQALFDHWQSIVNILTDYLSVLKANHVPSFLISKMFTRVFSFIDVQLFNNLLLSECCSFSDGEYIKTGLAKLEQWCIYETDQYAGSSWEKLKHIRGAAIFLTMRDKQKKTLEEITCHVLTKPQIYRICTLYRDDRYGTNDVSPLIDILRSMECAMWKDGWYIILNWSIIVAKLHSVLLADDSASIPFLVDDVLESMKEFALTDVDMPPLIRENPQFDFLRRRPEFCP